The sequence ATCCGAATCCCCGCGCTGCTGATAAAGGATACCTGTTCACAGTCCAGGATCAATGCCTGCTCTCCCGGATCAATACCAGATTCCAGGACACTCTGAAATTCAGAAGCAGTAATCGTGTCGATAGAACCGGTGGGCAGTGCAATCAAGACCCCGTTTTTCCGTTCCCACTTAACATCTATAGTCATCTGAATATATCCCCTTGCAAATAAATGTATTATAATAAAAATGTCGATTAAAATTGCCTGAAAAATGCCCTTTATCCTGAACTCTGTAGTGAGCCTCGGCGCAGCGTCAACCGCAAGTAATCTTCTGTCGCCTCAAACTCCGGGTCAACGCCGTTTTGCGCCCGCATCAGAGGAATGATCTTGTTTCTCACCCCCATGCCGCGCGCATCGGAATAGCTATAGTCCCGCAATGTCTCGGAGATAAGCAAATTGCGGGGAATGCGCTGACCGGCGACCATTTTTTCAATTGTCATGCCATTTTGCAACGCACCGGGGCTTGTAATCTCAATGCGATCTGCGTAACGGGCCACCTCGATTTGCTCGTACCGCGTCCAGTCCCGATGCGTGAGCGCGTTGACAATGCCTTCGCGAAGCGCGTCCAGCGGATAGTGCCAACGCCGTTCTCGACGCATAGACTCATCTACTTGCCCCGCCTCCTCGGACACGAATGGACGCATTGCATCGGCAAGGCGTTCAATAAGACCCTTTTCCACAAGTTCACGCCCCCCCGACAATACCCGCCAGAGATCGACAAGCGGCCCTTCAATCACCTGATCGTCAAGAGCCTCATAAGTCTTATCCTCCCCATCGAAACACATCCAGCGAATACCGGCATGGCGCAACAGGCGGCGCGGTCGATAACCGAACAAAATCAACCCGGCAATCGTACAGGCAGGCGGGCCATCCTCCCGCTCGACCATAAATCCCAACGCGCAAAGCCGCTCGTTCCACGCCTCGTCGGTCTCCGGTACATCTCGATCTCCGACAATCGCTGTGAGATAATCCGCCAGTCGCTCTCGGCTCAAATCGCTAAGGCCGCTACCGGAAACCGGCAATAACTCTGTGTGAATCAAACCGCCAGCAGCGAAAAGCCGCGCTTGCTGCTCACGCGAAGCCAGTTGAGACGTACTGCCAACCCGTATATAAATATCTTCCCTGCCGCGATACCACACGACATAGGGTTTGGTCGCTCCTTGCGTAACCGTAATGACCGCGACACGGCGCACATCGTCTATAGGAACTTCCTCGTAGAACGGCAGTATCATTGGATGCACCAAGCGTCCGAATACGGAATCCATCACCCAACGCTCGAGATGATCTCTCTGTATGCCGGTGATGGAACCGTCGTCTTCCACGCCGAGAAGGACGCGCCCCCCCTGAAAGTTGGCGAGTGCCACCACCTCCCTCGCGAGTTGTTCCGGGCGCAAATCATCCCGCTTAAACTCTACACCAGAGT comes from Gemmatimonadota bacterium and encodes:
- a CDS encoding STAS domain-containing protein gives rise to the protein MTIDVKWERKNGVLIALPTGSIDTITASEFQSVLESGIDPGEQALILDCEQVSFISSAGIRIFLIFAREFKASGKQFGICALSDPIRKVMALGRFDKIISVYDSQAAAIDAFKSS
- a CDS encoding putative DNA binding domain-containing protein, which gives rise to MKRSELLELIAGGENSGVEFKRDDLRPEQLAREVVALANFQGGRVLLGVEDDGSITGIQRDHLERWVMDSVFGRLVHPMILPFYEEVPIDDVRRVAVITVTQGATKPYVVWYRGREDIYIRVGSTSQLASREQQARLFAAGGLIHTELLPVSGSGLSDLSRERLADYLTAIVGDRDVPETDEAWNERLCALGFMVEREDGPPACTIAGLILFGYRPRRLLRHAGIRWMCFDGEDKTYEALDDQVIEGPLVDLWRVLSGGRELVEKGLIERLADAMRPFVSEEAGQVDESMRRERRWHYPLDALREGIVNALTHRDWTRYEQIEVARYADRIEITSPGALQNGMTIEKMVAGQRIPRNLLISETLRDYSYSDARGMGVRNKIIPLMRAQNGVDPEFEATEDYLRLTLRRGSLQSSG